One genomic window of Macaca mulatta isolate MMU2019108-1 chromosome 8, T2T-MMU8v2.0, whole genome shotgun sequence includes the following:
- the LOC144330596 gene encoding defensin beta 4A-like codes for MKVLYLLFSFLFIFLMPLPGVFGDIRNPVTCLRSGAICHPGFCPRRYKHIGICGVSAIKCCKKP; via the exons ATGAAGGTCCTGTATCTGCTCTTCTCGTTCCTCTTCATATTCCTGATGCCTCTTCCAG GTGTTTTTGGTGATATAAGGAATCCTGTTACCTGCCTTAGGAGTGGTGCCATATGTCATCCAGGCTTTTGCCCTAGAAGGTATAAACATATCGGCATCTGTGGTGTCTCTGCAATAAAATGCTGCAAAAAGCCATGA